In Acanthopagrus latus isolate v.2019 chromosome 6, fAcaLat1.1, whole genome shotgun sequence, the genomic window TTGAGGAAATGCTGTTGTCCATGCCATGACACACCCAATCTTTGCAGCAAGGCCCCGGTAGTTGCACCAGCTGAGGGTTGGGGCACTTATCAGTGTGCCTCTGCATATCATCACTGCACAGGAGTACACAGATCACCCCTCCCCCCAGGCAGTGGCAGAGCTGGGAGCAGGAAGCCTGAAATACGTgtccctcctccagcctcctgcCCTTTCTCTCACAGCCCAGCTCGTTCTGACCTGCATGAAGCAAACCGAGAAAGTGTGTGATGTAGGTGATTGGCTAACTACATCACTGCTGTGCCAAGTAAGAGCTGAGTCATATGTAACATGTGCGGACAGATATCCCAGCAGGATATCCAGGAATTATCCCACTGTAAGAGCATTAGCAAGACATTTTCAGGTAAATGACACAGCAGCATGGCCAGAATTGGAGTCACAGgactgttaaataaattaaCTGAAAGCAAAAGTGTCAGTATCAAACAACAGTCTTTTTATGAGAAAAAAGAATTTGCTCAGTATTGTCATCTCCTTTTGAAGACCAGGATGAAGTGAAGTGAGTGTTTAACCCAGGCATATAATGCATACAAGAGATGAGAAAGGAAATTTGTTTGGGGGGGAACTCACACAAATGAAGATTTCTATATAATGTTGCTTCACATCACGGAGCTTAAAATTAGTTTTTCTAAAGGATAAGTGCCTGTCAAAATTGCACATGAAGACAAATTGCTGCTATACAGGTATTTTATAGGGAATACATATAGGgtataaaatcagatttttgaCTGGCAGGTAGGGTTTGAGCGACCACTGAAGTGTTCACAATCACGACCTTAACTAACAGATTTCCTGTAGGAAACACTGAACAGCATAGAGATAATTGTTAATTGCCCACTGATTGTTTTTTAGTAGGGAACTATGTAAAGTACtactccttcctcctcctctacaactcataggtgtgattggcaaaggacaaaaaagcaggtAAATATACGGCTCCCCTATATCTctctttgcatttattttgtcccgTTGTTGGCTGCagctaagaaagaaatagttcacCCCTCACATCCAAAATTCttagaacacagtgtttccccaAGATTTTTCTGTAGAGTCTGTAACCTAGCAACACAAGGGGGGTCTGGGGGCATGCCCCCCTGGAGGAACATAAGAAAAATAACCCTTTGAATGATGACTACTGGTgagacttttgaaaaaaaaaaaaaaaaaaaaaaaaatcattttcagaagtTCAGAATCTAAGtcatgagacaaaatagtgtagaagttgacattgctgcttgacaatatgttaacctcttgagcattagagaactttttttttaccattattttctttattatttttttgtatggaaacagaatctgtttcagaagtcagtgggccacatgacacGGAAActattaagaaaaaaatcataattccTGCATATTAtacattcatataaaatagaggaagcactaaaatacaatttataaataaaaaggctGTGTCTCATTTGTCCAGTTCACTAACACAACCTGCtcctggtttggagtcactgggtcatatgacatggaagctattgaaaaaactgcagttaatttgtattaatatatttatgctaaTTGAATTATTGATGGTCCCTAAATCAGTCTCCAGTGACTCAGCGCGAGGCTCTGTGAGGTGAGCtaactgtcctcctgctgctaacactgggtGAACCTCAGTAAAGCCACGGCTGGACCTGAGTGAACCCAATATCCaacctgaaactaacttcaccccGGTTTGGTGAGTCACCTGTTGCAGCATTGTCGACAGATTGCCGTCATTCAAACTTCACAGAAGCGACTTATGAGATCACTGTAGATCAGGAGGAGAACAAGTGTTGGCTGATTTTATTAACAGATTGTCACACTCTACAGCCAGTGGTATTGTTAACAGCATGTGAGGCTGtaaatcttatcttatttttttagcATGTATCAAGTAACGTGCCCtgtaacatgtttcacaaaacacaaattggGAATATGATGTGGCTACAggttgaaaaaacatttcagtcaaaagatttttttttttgctttaatccatGCGT contains:
- the LOC119021845 gene encoding CCN family member 5-like, which translates into the protein MLYGKGFKWAAPPQAAGQNELGCERKGRRLEEGHVFQASCSQLCHCLGGGVICVLLCSDDMQRHTDKCPNPQLVQLPGPCCKDWVCHGMDNSISSNPSSGCR